DNA sequence from the Polyangiaceae bacterium genome:
CGAAACGCTGCGCCGGGAGAAAGCGGCCCTGGGCTGGTTCGTGTCCGGGCACCCCCTCGATCGCTACGGCGTGCAGAAGCTCGCGCGCCTCGCGCAGCCAGTGGCCGATCTGAAGAAGGCTGAACAGTGGAGCGCGGTCACCGTCGCCGGAATGGTCGAAGGCTACGCCGAGCGCATCTTCCGCCAGAGTGGGCAAAAAGCAGCGTTCTTCGACATCGAAGACCTCACGGGCAAGGTGAAGGCGAAGCTCAAGGGGGACCTGATCGAGTCCTTTGCCCACGTGTTGACGAGCGGCGAAGCCGTCCTGGTGTCGGGCAAGGTCAGCTTTCCCATCACCGACGAGCCAAGCGATGAGCTGGAGCCGACGATCCTGGTCAACCAGGTCGCGCCGCTCTCGAGCGCAGTGCTTGGCTCGACCCGTCAGGTCACTGTCCGCCTCAAGCACGAGCGGACCAGCGAGGCCCAGCTGAGCGAGCTCTCGCGGCTGCTCCGGGAGTCTCCTGGGAGCTGCGGTGTTGAGCTAGTGATCGGCCTGCCAGACGGCGCAGAAGCTGTGATGGCGCTGGATCAGCTCAGCGTAGAGCCGACGGATGCGATGCTCTCTGGGCTCGAGAAGGTGTTCCGGGACACCGTCGTCGAACTCCGCTGATCGTCCCGGCGCGCTTCGGCGGACTGCAAGTTTTTCAGAATGCGGGCTCCGCCTGTACTACCTTTGTGGTGGCATGAGAGAGGCGCGAGCGGAGCTGGTACGAATCGACGCGCAGGGCGTCGTGCATCCCATCGGTACGGTCGCGAGTCAGCGACTGCGAGCGCGGGAGGGGGCGTACCGCATGCTCCCAGCGCCGGCTCACGTTGTCATGATGCGCTACACCGGCGAAGACGGTCGGCGCGACGCGGAGGACGGCGCCATCGTACGCTTGGCTGGGGAAATCACCTCTCCTGGCACGATGTGCGACGTGCTGGCTCTGCTTGGACAGACCGGTTGGCGTGGCGAGCTGATCGTGCTCGACGGAGAAGCCACGCGCGCGATCTTTTTCGATGGTGGCAACGTCGTGGGCGCCCAGACGACAGTCGATGACGAGCGCCTCGGCATGGTGATGTACCGCTTCGGCGCCATCGACGAAGCGCAGCACGAAGCAGTGATGGAGAAAGTGCGCTCCGGCTCGCGCTTTGGACAGGGCGCCATCGAGCTCGGAGTGATCACCGAGGAGCGCTTGTATAAGCTGATTGGTAAGCAGATCGATGAGATCGTGTTCGCCACCTTCGCGATCAGTGACGGCACCTTCTTCTTTCTCGACGGCTTCGACGAAGGGCGTTTGGTCTCCCACCACACCGTCAGCGCCAACGCCCTGCTGATGGACGGCGTGACGCGTCTCGATGAGATGCGTTTTTTCCGTGTGAAAATTCCATCGTCTGAGCACGTGCCGGTCAAGCGCGATGCCGACGGGGAGCCCCAGGAAGAGTTCAAGAAAACCTGGGAGGTCATCGACGGCCTGATGAGCATCGAAGAAATCGGGCGCATGACTGGCCGCGGCGAGTTCACCACGACCAAAGACGTCTACGCCATGCTGCAGTCCAAGCATGTGCGCCTGGAGCCTCCGCGCATGAGCGGCGGCGCAGAGGCGGTGGTCGGCGTAGCGAACCTGGTGCTCGAACGCGTCCACCAAGCAGCTGATGCCGCAGGGAAAGGCACCGTCCTACGCCAGTCTCTGGACAGCTTCGCCGTGGGGGGCGGGGTGTACGACATCCTGTTTCGCGGCGCGGGTCCCGCGGAGACCGGCGCGCTCGAACCAGAAAAAGTGGCGGAAAACAGCGTGCTCGTCGCGGGCGGCACGGATCCTGAGCGCTTCCTCAAGCAGAGCCTGCACGAGTACGTGAGCTTCGCCCTGTTTGCGGCGAGCAACGCCCTTGGAAACGAAGCAGACGCCCAGCTCGAGCGCGAAGTGAGCGGCTGGGTAGGCCAGCTGAAGAGCTAGCGGTCGCGGCGTGAGCGGGTTTGGGGGTGAGGGTAGGTTCCCAGTGGCTTTGGCGACTGGGCTACTGACACGCGTCGCTCGCGCCCAAGGTGCAGGCGCGCTGCAAGTAGCGCCCGGCCTCCCGCCTGTCTCCGGCGTTTGCGTACGACAGGCCCAAGGCATGACACGCCTCCGCGTAGCCGCGCTCGCAAGGCCTGCGTAAGTAGTCGCGCCCCCTCGCGAGATCCGGATGCGGGCTCGCTTCGTTCAGCATCTCGATGCCCAGCAGCGTGCACGCAAGCGGTTGATCGAGCTCGCAGGCTCGCAGCATGAACTTGCCAGCACGGCCCAGATCTCGCGCAACGCGATCTCCAAGCAGGTGCAGTGTCGCGTACTGCATGCAGGCATCGGCGTCGTCCTTTTTACATTCCGCGCGGCAAAGCTCGACGTCTTCGCATAGCTTTCCGCGGAGTGGCTGCATCTGCTCTTCGGTGAGCGCGGTGAGCAGCGGGGAAGGGGCGCGGAGAGTTACAAGCTCTACCCGCAGCATCGCGTCGCAGCCGGGGTACGGTGCACCCTGTTTGGCGCACGCAGCGGGGCTACCTTCAGCCGCGTGGAGCTCGAAGCCCTGTGCGTTCCTGGTGTCGACTCCTGCGCCGAACAATCCCGCTGCAGTCACCGTCTGACTGCGCACGCCGCTGTGCAGCGCGAAGGCACCGACCTCCGCGGAGCTCACCACGTGGGTTGCTCCCTGGCAGTCGCCGCGCAAGTCCTCGGAGCTCACGCCCCAACTCTGGGTAGTGAGGCGCCCACTCATCACCAACGCCAAATCGAGGGAGCGCCCCTGATCGAAGCCGGCAGCAAGCTCCGCCGCGTGAGCTGCGTACGTCAGCGGCAGGCTCGCGCTGACGGAGGCGCCGTCCTGGAAGCGAAGCAGCTGCTGTTTCGGTGTATGAGGCGCGAACTCATATGCCGCGTCCACGCTGCAGTGGGACAGCACCACGAAGGTACTGCAGTCGAAGTGGACCACCGCGAGTCCCCGCCGCGTCGCCGCCTCGAGATCGGCTCGCACCTCGGGTTGCTGATCAACCAACAACAAGTCCGTTCGGGCAGCTCCCGCGTCACACGTCGTTGCCCCGCGGATCTGAGCCGCGCTGGGCGCTTGGACCGCCTCACGGCCACAGCTAAGTGTTCCAACCAACAAACCGACGCCGAGCGCCCCACCAGACAAGCGCACGAACCCCGACCGCATCGGAGCGTTATACCCCGTGTCCTTCAACACATCGAACGAGTCGGGCAGTTCGCATCCGCTCGCCGCTAACACGCACCACGAGCGCCAAAGCCGATCGCGGGGATGGGGCCCCGCGAAGCAAAAGAAACCACCCAATGCGAGGCGCAGCGACCGAAGGTCGCAAGCACACCGAGTGTCAGCCGGAGGCCAGCGAACCCGCACAACCCGCCGAACGAACGCGACGCGAGCGGCGTAGCCGCGAGCCGAAGCCGTTCGCGGGCCAGCGGGGGCCCGCGAACCAAAAGAAACCACCCAATCCAGCCGGCGAGCGTGGCCCGAAAGGGCCACCGAGCAAGGCTGTTCATTGGGTGGGCCGACAGGGACTCGAACCCTGGACCGTTGGATTAAAAATCCACTGCTCTACCGACTGAGCTATCAGCCCCGTATCTGTCGCGCGCCTTTCCGTGAGGTGGCGCTGCGTTTTGGAACTCGCCTGTGTACTTGCTTTCGGAGGCTTGTCAACGTTGAACGCCTCGAAACCACTGGGCAACACAGTGAGTCGACTTGAGACAGCGTTTCAACTTCAACGTGCAGTGGGAGCGGAGAAGTTCCACTCAGCTTGAGCGCTTCACACTCACGATGGCAGCAAGCTCTGGAATCTAGTTGAGGCTTGAAGTACCTCCCCAGCGCTCGGCGGTTATTGCACTGGCGCGCATCGCCTGCTTCGGTCAGCTTTGGACCTGGCAGTGATTGCTTGGGCACCTCGGTAACTCCAAACCCCAGTGGGAGCGGAGGGGCCAAGGTAGGTCAGTTCTGACTTGGAGAAGACAAGGTTTGCGTGCTAGGTGACCCGCTTCTCGTAGGTGTTGGACAAAGTCTCGCAAATTAACTCAGCGGGGAACCTACGAAGGCAGCGTGACAAGTGCGTGGCCGCTTGAGGAGGCTTGGGAAAAAATGAAGAAGCTACTGTTGTTGAGTGTTGGTTCGTTGGTTGCGATGTCCGTCGGCATGATGGGCTGCTCGAGTGATAGCAAGGACTCCGGCAGCGGTGGTTCGGGCGGAACCGTCAATGTGACCGGCGGCACCGGTGGACAGGGCGGAAGCGGCAACACTGGTAACACCACCAGTGGTGGCAACGGCGGCAGCGCTGGTTCCACCACCGGCGGCACCGGTGCTGGCGGCAGCGGTGGCTCCTTCGTTCAGACCGAGCTCGGCGCGACCTGCGCGAGCGACACCGACTGTGGCGGCGGTGAGTTCTCCTGCATCACCCCCGACGCCGAGGGCGGCGGCATCGCGCGCGGGATGTGCACCAAGAACTGCACCTCGGACTCCGAGTGTGGCGCTTCGGGTCACTGCTCCAGCAACGACGGCACCACGCAAGGCCTCTGCTACGAAGCGTGCACCTTTGGTGAGCCGGCGGGCGCGAACGCCCTCGACCCCAACAAGTGCCATGGCCGTAACGACCTCGGCTGCTTCCCGGACACCGACGCGAATGGCGACCTGGACTTCACCCGCAGCAACTGTGTGCCGCTTTGCCGTAACGATGAGGATTGTGGTCCCGCGTTCTGCAACCCGTCCAGCGGCATCTGTGAGGCGACTGCGCCCACCGGTCTCGACTACGGCGCGCCCTGCAGCTGCACCACTGCCGACTGCTCGGATGACCCCTGCAAGTCCTTCTGCCTCGGCGGGGCGAGCGGCGCGGACGGCACCTGCACCGAGCTCTGCGTGAACGGCGACGTCCAGACTCCCGGCGCGTGTGGTTCAGCGACCAGCGGCCAGCAGGACGGCGCTTGTCTCTCGGGCCTGGTGTTCAACGCGGACGGCGCTCCCGACACCGCCGTGGGTGACGCACTCGGCGCTTGCGCCCAGCTGTGTGACTGCGAGGGCGAGTGCCGCAGCGGTAACTGCTATTCGCTGGACGAGCTCTTCGGCCAGACGGGCGCGGGCCAGACGCTCTACCAGCGTGACGGCGTGTGCTACGACTTCCCTGCGGGCGTGGCCATCCTGAGCGCTTGCTCGGGCACCGGCGGCGCTGGTGGTACGGGCGGCACCGGCGGTACGGCGGGCACCGGCGGTACGGCGGGCACCGGCGGTACGGCGGGTACCGGTGGCACAACCGGCGGCGCGGCTGGCACCTCGAACTGAGCTAGAGCCAGACAGTAACGCAGGAGCCCACTCGACTTCGGTCGGGTGGGCTCTTCGCTTTCCATCTCCTTGCGAAGCTTTTCTCACGCTTCGTCGGTTTAGCCGCCACCGCCCGAACAGACTGCTAGGTTCCCACGGTGCGTTGGTTCGTTGTCCTGGTGATCGTGGTTCCGCTCCTGGAGCTGTTCCTACTGCTCCAGATCGACCGCGTCGTGGGGTTTTGGCCGACCATCGCGTTGACCATCGTCACCGGCTTCCTTGGCGGCTCTCTGGCCAAGCGAGAGGGGCTGAAGGTTTGGCACTCGTGGCGTCAGGCGATGGCCGAACTGCGTCCTCCTGAGGAGGGCGTGGTGGACGGACTGCTCGTGCTGTTGGGTGGCGCGCTGCTGATCACCCCCGGCGTGCTGACGGACATGACGGGGTTCATCCTGCTGATTCCGTTCACCCGGCGCATCGTCGCGCGCCGCGTTAGGGCGGCCATCGACCGACGCCTCGAAGCGGGGCAGCTGAGGGTCGTCAATTTCGACGCGAGTGGCTTCGACGGAGCGGATTTCGGAGCGGGTGAGTGGGGCGCGTATCCTCCCGGAAGTGATTCTGGCGTCGTCGAGACCGAGGGGGTCGGACGTGACGAGCAGCCAGAGCAATTGCCCGGGCGATCCAGCGACTGACGTCGGGTCACGGAGCCTGCTCGGCGCACCTCTCCCCCCCAAATAGAAAAAGGGAGCGGTTGACGCACAGACAAAAGCCAAAGGGCGCGCCGCTTTCGCGACACGCCCTCGAGGCGATCTGAGCTCTTCAGCTCACTTCTTGGCGCCGAAACCCTTACCGGCGGCCTTGGTGTCGGTCTTTGCCGAGGTGTCGGGAGTTGCCGTGGGCATGGGCTTGGGCGCTGGGATCTTCTTCAGCACCACACCATGCTTGCTGGCGTTCTCGCAGCCGCGGGCGATGTCGGTGTTCTTGCCTGCGCGCTGCAGGATCTTGAACTCCACCCGGCGGTTCTTCTCGTGGGCTTCCTCGGTCGTGCCCGCGTCGAGCACGCAGTAGAAACCGTAACCCTGCGACATCATGCGATCCTTCTCCACGCCGCGCTCGGCCAACGCCTTGACGACGGAGTCCACGCGCTTCTGGGTCAGGGTCTTGTTGTAGGTCGCGTCGCCCTCGACCGAAGCATGACCACCCACCTCGATGAGCTGGATGTCGGGGTGCTTCTTCATGACGTCAGCCACCGCGTCGAGGATCTTGGTCGAGCTGGGATCGATCTCCGCCGAGTTGTGGGCGAAGAGGATCTTCTGCGCGATCTTCACCTCGGTGGCCGTGACGGTCACGAGAGGCTTGGTGTCCGGGCAGCCGTCCTCGTCCTCGAAGCCGTTGACGGTCTCCGGTTCCGTGGGGCACTTGTCCGCGGGGACCGGAATGCCATCGCCGTCTGCGTCGTTGTTCGGGCAGCCGTCGTTCGGATCCGGGGGCTGACCGTCTTCCTTCGCATCGGGACACTTGTCGTCGGGGTCGAGGATGCCGTCTCCGTCACCGTCCGGCGGGGGCGGCGGCGGGGGAGTCTCAACCATGCCTCCGATCGTCGCCTCTGCGGTGCAGCCCGTGGCAAAGGTGCCACCGAGGGCACACAGCAGCATAACGGTCCAGTTCAGTCGTCGCGAAAAACGCATCGCTTCAAAACCCTCCTTCAAACGGGTCAAGATCAAGCCCTCGTTCTGGCGGCCTACGTTGACCGCGCGCCGGACCTTCCCACAACGCATCGCATCGGCCAAGCCCGATTCTGGCGTGAGTGGGGCGACGTTCGATGGTCGGATTTCGGCTCGCGGAAACGCTGTTTCCACTCAGCACAGAACACGAACGTTCGGTTTGGGCTCGGCCAGGCGTTCTTCACGCCCCGTAAGTGTTGGAAACCAATCAGAGTGTTTTGGGGGGGAGGGGGCGACGAAGTGCGTCTCGACTCGATTCAATCGAGCCGCAATCCTCGCGGATCTTAAGTCTCGGCCAGCCGCTGACAGCGAACCAGACGAGCGTCCTAAGACGCTTCGAATCGAGCAAACCTCACGTCCCGTCACTCGTCGGGTTTCCCCGCGTCAGAGGGTGGCTGACCCAGCCTGAGGCCGATCATTCGCGTGGTGCGTCCGCCTTCGGGGCTAGGGAACTCCTGGCCGCGCAGCGCGCGTCTCACGCACCGCACGACTTTTCGGTCTGGAAATTGACTTCCGTTCTGACGGACCTTCGCCACACCTCCCTCAGGGGGGATCTGGACTTCCAGCAAGATTCGGCCCCAGAGCGAGGGGTCGCGCTCCAGTCCTGAGGCGTAACAGCGCCGGATGTCGTCCAGCGCGTTGCCAACCGTGCCCACGAAATCGGCGTCAGGGATCTTTCCTGGATTTGCCTCGTGGAATTTTTTTACGGCGGCTTCATCAGTGATCGAAACGGCGGGCAGTGGGGCGTCCCCCGGCCACAACTTGATGCTTAGCTCCAGGTTGACGGTTCGCCCGGGTGCCGGGCTAAAGTCGCGGTAGTTGGCGACCTGTTCCTCGAGGCAACGTGCTGCATCCTTATCCTCCAGGTCACTGCTCAAGAGCTTCACGCGGCTGACCTTGCCTCCCGGCGCTATGCGCATTCGAAGCTTGGTTTGGCCGTGGTCGAGGGGGTTTTTGCGCAGGGCTGACTCGAAGCAAATCCGAAAGTCCCAGTAGCCCCACTTTCGCGCGTGGGCGAGAACGCCGTGTTCGCTTGGAGCGTTGCGGCGGGAACGCCCAGTCCGGCGATCTACGGGAGGGCGCTTGGGCAGCCCGCGCGACTTGATGTCCACATCGACCACGACGCGTGCGCCAGGGTGGAAGCCGGAGCGATTCGAAGGATAGTTCGGGTCAGCATTGCCCCCAATGTTCCAGCGCGCGAGCTCTTCATCCTCGCCGGCTGCGGCGACGCGGCCCTTCTGACGCGGTACTGCGACTGGCGTGTACGGTGCTTCAAGCTTCACGGGGACGTCCGGCACCGGAGCGTCGGGGACGGGGACGTCCGCTGTTTCGGTCGGGGCTGAGCTGTGTGTCGGGGCTGGTTGCACCAGCGGCGGGGAGCTGGCCGACTGAGCCGGTGGCGTTGCCGTGCGGAACGTGGATGCGGCAACCATCGGCGTTGCTCCGGCGGGTTCGCGGGGCGGACCAGCGCTGTTCGCAGCGCAAGCCGTGAGCACCCCACTCAGACCAATCAGCACGACGCTTCCGCTGCTCCGCATCGCCCGCTGCTCTAGCAGACTCCAGGAGGACCGACAAAATGCCGAGGGCCCCACGTGCGACGGATGTCGTCAGACGCAGGGCCCCAGGGCCTCGAGGTTGACTCGATTACTTGATGTCGCTGGGGCAGCCGAGCACGATCTGGACCGAGGAGCCCTCTGCCTTCGCCGTGTCGCACGCATTACCGCAGAGGATGATCTTGCTCTTGTCTGCGTTGTACTGCCAGCCATCCGCCCCGTTATCGCAGTCCGCATTGTCCTGCTGGAGGTTGACGGCAGAGCCGCCCTGGGGCGTGACGGTCACGTTCACCTTGTCGCGATCGACCTCGCCGCCGCTCGGAGCTTGAGGCACATCGAACTCGCAGGTCAGCACCGTTCCGCTGATGTCCGCGAGGGCCTGAGACAGCTGGTTCGCGAAGTCCTGGGGGCTGGTCACGTTGGTCAGGTCGAAGTGGCAATCTCCCACGTCTGCGCTTCCGTTCGGATCCGCTACACAGGTCGCGCTGTTTGCTGTGCCACCCGCTTTCGCGATTTGAGAGAGCAACGAGCGCGCGCCCTCACTGCCCGGTGCGCCGATCACGAACGTGCGGATATTGAGCAAGTTGTACGCGTTGGGAACATCGGTGCCCACCAACTTCGCGAGCTCGGTTGGAGCGCAAGTCTCGAAGCCGTCGGTGATCAACACCACGAACTTGTTGCCTTCCAAGTTCCCGGCCTGAAGCTGCTGCAGCAGGTGGTTGTACGAGAGGATTGTCGCACCGGCGAGCGGGGTGCGCCCTGCGGGATCCACCGTGCCGAAGAAAGCCTTGATGCCGGATAGCTGTGTGGTGTCGAGGCTGCCAACCTGGATGTTGGGTGTGCCTGTGACCGAACATGAATCGTCGCGAGGGAACATGTTCACGCCGACTCCGATGTTGGGCTGCGTCTGAAGCTGATCGAGCGCGGCTTCGAGCGCGATGCGCGTGTCCTCCCACTTGGAGTTGAGCGACTGGTTCTGTTTTTGCGGTGCGCTCTCGCACTGAGCGCTGGTCTGCGTCGGGGGCGGGTTGCAGTTCATGCTGCCGCTACGGTCGATGACGAACAGCATGTTCGCAGGCACGCGATCGCCGGTTTGCGTGTTGGTCGCGCAACCCGAGTCCGGGTTGATGTTGCCACCATTGCCGCCGGTCGTCCCGCTGTCGATGAAGCCTCCCCCGAAGCTGCTGCCTCCGTTGTTGCCGCTGCCACCGTTGCCTCCGGTGTCGGTGCCGCCGTTGCTGCTCCCGCCGTTGTTGCCGCTCCCACCGCTTCCGCCTGAGATGCCAGTGTTGCCTGACGCGCTGCCGTCATCGCCGGAGCACCCTCCGGAAACGGCTACGGCCGCGGCGCAGGTTGCGAAGAGAAAGGTAAGTCTGGAGAACGAATCGATTCGCACGGGCGAACTCCTTGCAGAAGTGGGGGGTCTCAAATGTACCACTCGCCGTGTCCGTAGGGAGGTGAATTTCTCAAGCCTGCCGTAGCGTTGCGACCCAGCGTGGGACAGCGGCCTACATGCGTTTCGGCGATGAGGCGGACGTGCACGCTCCGGCGCGAGTCTTTTCCGTGCGCGTTGTCCCGCGGGACGGGGGCGATTGTTGGTGGGATTGGGGCGCGATTGTTGATCGACGAATTGGGGCGGCGAAGCTACCGTCGCGCGGCGGCTGTATTTCGAGTCAGCGTCTGGAGCCGCAGAGGAGGGCGACGATGAGTGACGAGTTCCAGCTTGGTGCTGGCTTTACCCAGGGCGAGATCAGCGCAGGATTGGGGCTAGGCCCCCTCGAGCAACAGTACGAGGAGTTGTTCGCCGAGGCGCTTGCGGACGGTGTGATCACTAGCGAAGAGCGCGCCCGCCTCGAGAAGGCTGCCGACAACCTCGGCCTGAATCCGAAGCGGCTGCTCGAGCTGGAGCAGGCGATGATGGCGGCGTACGAGTCCCGGCACGCGGTCCGTATCATCGAGCACTACGAGGAGGCGCCCGCGTCGCTCGCACCAATCCGCGTACAGGCGGACGGCGATAGTGGCCGGGCGCTGCTGCTGAAGCGGATCGAACAACTCGAAGCCAGGGTCAAGGAGCTCGAAGCGGAGCTACGTCACGCACAATCCCAGATCAACGTTGAGGTCGATCTGAGCGATCTCGAAGGCAGCGTCGCGGATGCAAGTGAGGACCCCGATGCCGTCTGGCGCAGAGTTCGTCGTGATCCCACGCGGCCCGATCACCTGATGTCGCTCTTCCGCGTCTACCAAGCGCAGGGGAACGCCGACGCGACCTGGTGCGCCGCCCAGGCGCTTGCGTGCCTCGGTCAGGCGACAGACGAAGTACGTGGCGTCTTCGAGTCGGGTCGACAGCAGGGGCTGATGACGCCCAAGCATTCCATCGACAACTTGAGCTTCAGTGACCACGTGTCCCACGCGGACGAAGAGCTGCTGACGGGTCAGATCTTTGGGGTCATCGTGCCCGCGGTGCTGCTCGGCAAGGTGACTGGGCTGCGGCGCGACAAGAAGCTTCACGTTCCAGATCCTGCAAGCAAACAGGAGCCGGAGAAGTCCACGTTGAGTGCGGTTCGCGCATTGACCTGGGCATCCGCCATCCTTGGCTTGCCTGCTCCTCCCATCTACCTCGATAAGGACCGCGACGCCGGCTACCTGCACATCCCGGGCATCCCGCCGCTCTCACTGCTTGGCAAGGGCGTGCTGTCGGGGCGGGCGCAGCTCGAGTTAGCCTTCGATGCGGGGCGCCACCTGTCTTGGTACCGCCCAGAGCGTTTCATTCGCACGCTGTTCAGCTCGGTGCCCGACCTCGAGGACTTGTTTCTCGCGGCGTTGACCATCGGCTCGCCAACGTTGCCCATCGCGGAGGAAATGAAGCAGCGGGTGGCACCTATCGCCAAGGCCATCGCGCCCGTTCTGCAGGCCGAGCAGGTCGACCGGCTCCGGGGGCTGTTCTTGCGCTTCGTCGAAGAGGGGGGGCGCACGAATCTTCAACGCTGGAGTTCTGGGGCGGACAAGACCGCAGCCAGGGCGGGATTCGTCGTGTGCGCCGATCTTGGGACGGCGCTCGGGTGCCTAGAAGCAGAGGAAGGCAAGCACGGCGAACTGGGTCGCGATCTGATCGCGTACTCAGTGAGCAATGACTACCTACAGCTGAGAGGTCGCTTGGGGATCTGCGTGGGCTGAGTCAGTCTCGTTCTTCATTACCGCGGGGAACCACGGTCCGCCCAAGGGGTCGTCTGCGAGCAGCCTCCAGACGACCTCGGTCGCGGCGACTACACCAATCGGTAGCAGCAGCACATTGAAGCAGGGAACCCAGAAAAGTAGGGAAAATGCCAGGCCAAAGCCTATCGTAGGGAGCTTGTGGCGCCACACGAACTTGAGTCGCGCGCGCATCCCGACTCCCCGAAGCGTCAATGGATAGTCGAACAGGTTCCACGCGAGCCCAAGGCCGGTGACGAAGAAGCTCAGGGGTGTTGTGACGACGGATGCTGGCGCGAAGAAGAACGAAACCAGCCAAAGCAGGATCACGATCGGTGCGATGAAGCAGGCGACAACAGCCTGAGCCTTGAGGCCAAACCATATTTCCGTAAGGAATCCAATCGGGGCTCGCCGTGGAGCACCTAGTTCCTGCTCTTGCAGAGCGACCAGCTGTTCTAGCGCCGGGCTACTCAGCGGAGGGGCGAGTACCAGCGCCAACAGCACGCACAACGCCAGCGCAAGGGTCGCCAAGAGCCAGCTCGCAACTCCCGCACCCGCCTCCGCCAGCCAACCCGAGTCGGGACCAGCCCAGTTCGCGGCCCAGGGCTGCACGACACCCAGTGCGAACCACCCACCCAGGCTGACCAAGAATAACAACAACAGCCCTGGCACGAGGGCATACGGCCACGCGCGAGGGTGGACGACTAGGAAGCCAAAGCCGCGAAAAACCGCCGAGAAACCTCGCCAGAAGCCAATCGGCTTACTGCTGGCGAGAC
Encoded proteins:
- a CDS encoding DUF4388 domain-containing protein, whose protein sequence is MREARAELVRIDAQGVVHPIGTVASQRLRAREGAYRMLPAPAHVVMMRYTGEDGRRDAEDGAIVRLAGEITSPGTMCDVLALLGQTGWRGELIVLDGEATRAIFFDGGNVVGAQTTVDDERLGMVMYRFGAIDEAQHEAVMEKVRSGSRFGQGAIELGVITEERLYKLIGKQIDEIVFATFAISDGTFFFLDGFDEGRLVSHHTVSANALLMDGVTRLDEMRFFRVKIPSSEHVPVKRDADGEPQEEFKKTWEVIDGLMSIEEIGRMTGRGEFTTTKDVYAMLQSKHVRLEPPRMSGGAEAVVGVANLVLERVHQAADAAGKGTVLRQSLDSFAVGGGVYDILFRGAGPAETGALEPEKVAENSVLVAGGTDPERFLKQSLHEYVSFALFAASNALGNEADAQLEREVSGWVGQLKS
- a CDS encoding sel1 repeat family protein → MRSGFVRLSGGALGVGLLVGTLSCGREAVQAPSAAQIRGATTCDAGAARTDLLLVDQQPEVRADLEAATRRGLAVVHFDCSTFVVLSHCSVDAAYEFAPHTPKQQLLRFQDGASVSASLPLTYAAHAAELAAGFDQGRSLDLALVMSGRLTTQSWGVSSEDLRGDCQGATHVVSSAEVGAFALHSGVRSQTVTAAGLFGAGVDTRNAQGFELHAAEGSPAACAKQGAPYPGCDAMLRVELVTLRAPSPLLTALTEEQMQPLRGKLCEDVELCRAECKKDDADACMQYATLHLLGDRVARDLGRAGKFMLRACELDQPLACTLLGIEMLNEASPHPDLARGRDYLRRPCERGYAEACHALGLSYANAGDRREAGRYLQRACTLGASDACQ
- a CDS encoding FxsA family protein, giving the protein MRWFVVLVIVVPLLELFLLLQIDRVVGFWPTIALTIVTGFLGGSLAKREGLKVWHSWRQAMAELRPPEEGVVDGLLVLLGGALLITPGVLTDMTGFILLIPFTRRIVARRVRAAIDRRLEAGQLRVVNFDASGFDGADFGAGEWGAYPPGSDSGVVETEGVGRDEQPEQLPGRSSD
- a CDS encoding OmpA family protein; the protein is MRFSRRLNWTVMLLCALGGTFATGCTAEATIGGMVETPPPPPPPDGDGDGILDPDDKCPDAKEDGQPPDPNDGCPNNDADGDGIPVPADKCPTEPETVNGFEDEDGCPDTKPLVTVTATEVKIAQKILFAHNSAEIDPSSTKILDAVADVMKKHPDIQLIEVGGHASVEGDATYNKTLTQKRVDSVVKALAERGVEKDRMMSQGYGFYCVLDAGTTEEAHEKNRRVEFKILQRAGKNTDIARGCENASKHGVVLKKIPAPKPMPTATPDTSAKTDTKAAGKGFGAKK
- a CDS encoding AgmX/PglI C-terminal domain-containing protein, with protein sequence MRSSGSVVLIGLSGVLTACAANSAGPPREPAGATPMVAASTFRTATPPAQSASSPPLVQPAPTHSSAPTETADVPVPDAPVPDVPVKLEAPYTPVAVPRQKGRVAAAGEDEELARWNIGGNADPNYPSNRSGFHPGARVVVDVDIKSRGLPKRPPVDRRTGRSRRNAPSEHGVLAHARKWGYWDFRICFESALRKNPLDHGQTKLRMRIAPGGKVSRVKLLSSDLEDKDAARCLEEQVANYRDFSPAPGRTVNLELSIKLWPGDAPLPAVSITDEAAVKKFHEANPGKIPDADFVGTVGNALDDIRRCYASGLERDPSLWGRILLEVQIPPEGGVAKVRQNGSQFPDRKVVRCVRRALRGQEFPSPEGGRTTRMIGLRLGQPPSDAGKPDE
- a CDS encoding EI24 domain-containing protein, yielding MKASNLDSSTSGSLAVVSEVPLARLASSKPIGFWRGFSAVFRGFGFLVVHPRAWPYALVPGLLLLFLVSLGGWFALGVVQPWAANWAGPDSGWLAEAGAGVASWLLATLALALCVLLALVLAPPLSSPALEQLVALQEQELGAPRRAPIGFLTEIWFGLKAQAVVACFIAPIVILLWLVSFFFAPASVVTTPLSFFVTGLGLAWNLFDYPLTLRGVGMRARLKFVWRHKLPTIGFGLAFSLLFWVPCFNVLLLPIGVVAATEVVWRLLADDPLGGPWFPAVMKNETDSAHADPQATSQL